One part of the Humulus lupulus chromosome 9, drHumLupu1.1, whole genome shotgun sequence genome encodes these proteins:
- the LOC133799743 gene encoding GDSL esterase/lipase At1g29670-like — MLHNIDGTNNGDEESQVPCFFIFGDSLVDNGNNNQIETIIKVNNKPYGIDFPGGISTGRFSNGRNVVDIIGEVLGFKDFIPSFATANQGNATLMTRGVNYGSGGSGIRNDTGKIVGTLLNLEVQLDHHLITVSKIKSILGNETEAHLNKCIYFVAVGGSDYLTNYFMPDVQSTSRDYTPQQFSRVLIEEYKNQIMRLYNNGARKIALNGVGALGCTPFAISSLAKRKGCTCSEKVNEAVQFFNHELILLVEHLNIDYPKAKFIYLNYFGIGSSDPIIKEMKVLDKSCCPLNGLGLCNTASSPCPDRKAYLFWDAFHLTEAASELIVKRYYNSLLQSDSYPIDLKRLAELKL, encoded by the exons ATGTTGCATAATATTGATGGGACCAACAATGGAGATGAAGAATCACAAGTACCATGTTTCTTCATATTTGGTGATTCTTTGGTCGATAATGGAAATAACAATCAAATTGAAACAATAATTAAAGTGAATAACAAGCCATATGGGATTGACTTTCCCGGTGGTATTTCAACTGGAAGGTTTTCTAATGGTCGGAATGTGGTTGATATAATTG GTGAAGTTCTAGGGTTTAAAGATTTCATACCATCATTTGCCACTGCTAATCAGGGAAATGCCACACTTATGACTAGAGGTGTAAACTATGGATCTGGTGGATCAGGAATTCGCAATGATACTGGAAAAATTGTG GGTACTCTTTTAAATCTAGAAGTACAATTAGATCATCACCTAATCACAGTGTCAAAAATCAAAAGCATACTTGGAAATGAAACTGAAGCTCACTTAAACAAATGCATATATTTTGTTGCAGTGGGTGGTAGCGATTACCTTACCAACTACTTCATGCCTGATGTTCAAAGTACAAGTCGTGATTATACACCCCAACAATTTTCTCGAGTTCTTATCGAAGAATATAAAAATCAAATTATG AGATTATACAATAATGGTGCAAGAAAAATTGCCCTAAATGGAGTAGGAGCACTTGGGTGCACCCCATTTGCTATTTCCTCATTGGCCAAAAGGAAAGGGTGCACTTGCTCAGAAAAAGTCAACGAAGCAGTTCAATTTTTCAACCATGAACTTATATTATTAGTTGAACACCTCAATATCGATTACCCGAAAGCCAAATTCATTTATCTCAATTACTTCGGAATAGGTTCTAGCGATCCTATCATTAAAG aaatgAAAGTTCTGGATAAAAGTTGCTGCCCATTAAACGGTTTAGGTCTATGTAATACTGCATCAAGTCCATGTCCAGATAGAAAAGCCTACTTATTTTGGGACGCTTTCCATCTAACAGAGGCtgctagtgaattaattgtaAAAAGATATTATAACTCTCTTCTTCAGTCTGACAGTTATCCAATTGATCTCAAACGACTTGCTGAGTTGAAACTCTag